From the Helicobacter mustelae genome, the window TGCTGGGAATTTTAAAAGCAATTTGACAAAAAGCAAAATTGCAGAGTATTACAAGAAGCTCAATGCCAGCCTAGATGCAAAAGATTCTGTGTATGTCTTTGCACCATTTTTCGGATTAGAAGGAGTGGAGGAGCAGAGGTTTTTTATCGGGGCACAGAATGCCTATCCTGCAAAAAATGGGGCATTTACTGGTGAAATCACCCTAGAAGCCCTGCAAGATCTAAAAATCCATCACCTTCTCATCGGACATAGCGAACGCAGGAACATCCTCCAAGAAAGCCAGGAGTTTTGCGCACAAAAATTTGAATTTTTTAGGGCACAGGGTTTTCATATTTTTTATTGCATCGGAGAAAGCTTAGAGGTGCGCCAAGCA encodes:
- a CDS encoding triose-phosphate isomerase, with product MGKIIAGNFKSNLTKSKIAEYYKKLNASLDAKDSVYVFAPFFGLEGVEEQRFFIGAQNAYPAKNGAFTGEITLEALQDLKIHHLLIGHSERRNILQESQEFCAQKFEFFRAQGFHIFYCIGESLEVRQAGEDAIRHFLKSQFEGIDVNYEGLTIAYEPIWAIGTGVSADARQIQSTHEFIKKLCPRPLLYGGSVRAENITQILQIPNVDGVLIGGASLDVGIFLEMIKSARNIKG